In the Puntigrus tetrazona isolate hp1 chromosome 19, ASM1883169v1, whole genome shotgun sequence genome, tgatgtcatgaacgcatgaattaacatttctgcatttgacattGAAAGCAAATCTTGAATGATGTGAAACAATATTGCAATTGCATAAAAGCCAGCAagtttgttataaaaataaaaataaaaaaaggtctaGAGCCCACCTAAATTAAACACTGACCACAATTATGGtgtccttttttcttcttcctgaccaaaaaaacatcaacatttaaaCATCTGTTAATTCTCAATCAGAGCTTCTGCAGacacataataattttttcaaatttttttcagttgaattcCTCCAAGGTGCAACTAAAGTCATTTGTTATAATTCTCTTTTCTTGCACACTCATTTAATCACTCAGCTAATTGTCTTATATTAACTCAGtgcttcagttttatttttactctataTAGAGTGAGACCAAATATTCTCTAAATAGAGACAGGTGTTCATCACTAATGCTCAATCATCCtttaatttctcatttaattACCTAATTTCCTTTTTATCTGAATCAAAGTTAATTTAACTTAGAATGGGACCAAATGTTACTCTGGGGAGTTTGCTGTGTATGTGTAGTTAAacagttacatttacatttgtttgctAGAATATAACCAtagttacataataaaaaaatgttaaaaaagacaaaattgacTGCATCCAGTTAGTTGAGAAAAGCTTTTGAGAACGCAGATTTGGAAGGgaaatacactatattgcccaaagtattcgctcacccatccaaatatTCGAAATATGGTGTTCAAATAATTTCCATGGCCACAGttgtataaaattaaacacCTAAGTATGCAaacagtttttacaaacatttgtgaaagaattgGTTTGCTTTCAGCCGCTCTGTGAATTATAGTGTGGAACTGTAATAGGATGCCTTATCCTGCAACTTATCCAGTCATGAAGTTTCCTTGCTTCTTAATATTCCACAGTCAtctgtcagctgtattataagaacgtAGAAGCATTTGAGAATGACAGCAACTCAGCCACGAAGTAGTAGGCCATGTAAACTGACAGAGCGGAGTCAGTGGATGCTGAGGCACATAGTGCAAAGAGGTTGCCAACTTTCAGCAGAGTCAATCGCtccagacctccaaacttcatgtcGCCTTCAGATTATCTCAAGAACAGTGttcagagagcttcatggaatgggtttccatggccgAGCAGTTGCATCCAAGACCTAGATAGACCTCAGCCACACATTGACTGGATCGTGACATGATTGTACAGTTGGTGAAATGTGAATGTGTATAACAGTATCTGTTACTgtctctgttttctgttttcatgttttaggCATTGATCGAGGCATTCATCAAAGACAACGTTACACTCAGTCTACCCAACAGCTTCAGACATTCAATTCAGCTGGAGCTGCTGCATAAACTTCAACAAGGGTCAGATTCTGTTTAGATGCTCAGTGAAttattgtatgtgtatttagGGTTTACATTTATCTCCACACAAATGTTTAGAGACTCATTCCTCGGTATGTAATGTGTTTCACGGAAGCCCTAAGAGGTGATGAATTGTTAGTATGTTTCcttatttttttgattgacCTCTTACTTAGGGCAGCCATGCAGATTTTGACAGTACTTGCAATAAAAGATTGTGTACTTCTACCTCCATCGCTTTTTCCCATTTTAAGtcagaaatgaatgctttacaatctgatgaataaaataacacGCTGTCCACAAAgctttttgcttatttttaatatactgtatctttgtttaaaatgacaggGACAGAGCTCTGGAGGAAGTGTGtcataaactgtgtgtgtgtaatgcagTGAGAGATGCATTGGAGGCTGGTGTCCTCAGTGTGTCCTTCCATCAGCTGCTTCTCAATCCCAGCAAAAACACCATCAGTTTTCTGCTGGAGGTATTTAGTGTGTCACAGAATCATATATTACACACAATGTTTCTAAACTGATTAAGTTCACATGTTTTTCTGACAAAGTAAAGTTCTGTCTATTGTCTCTAGGTGTGTGGAAGGTCCCTGGATAAGGGGCATGGGTCGGAAACAAGCAAGAGGAAAATGGCCATTTTCATTATGTAAGCACCCTtaccttaaaagaaaaaaattcacattgcCAGACTTTTGACTAATCGGGGTCattcctttttttctgcttttaccTGGTTGTCAAGGGTAGATTTTGTTGTCAAGAGAATTTTAACTTGGGAAGGGGGAATGCTGCAGCAGTCTGCATAAAAAGGAATATTCTTTTTATGCCatgtatcattattatattgtagATTAAAGAAAGGTTCGGGAAGacctttaatgtttttagattttagtgtgtgtgtgtgtatatgtatatgtatatgtgtatatatatatgtatatgtgtatatatatatgtatatgtgtatatatatatatatatatgtgtgtatatatatatatatatatatatatatatgtatatgtgtgtgggtatgtgtagatttatttatgtgtatattacTATACTACAGAGATTCCATGTGATATAGCTGTTAATTTGCTTTCTAGGACAGTCTGTAACAGGTTGGAAGATGTTTCTCTGGCCTTCATGGTCTCATCTCATAAACTTTTCATGGAACTCCTTCAAGATGAGGAGAAGAAGATCCTGATGGAGCAGATAAGAAAGAGCTCAGCCACAGTCAACCTCAGTGCCAAACCACTGCCCTCATTCTACGATATACCTGGTACATTCTGAAAGAAACAGTAATGTTCATATGAATTGTATGAATATTTCATCATCTGGAGAAATGTTTGCTGTTGGTTCTTTTTGGCTGCATTTaactttaacattattattaacatgcaACTGGGTGTTGTCCACATTAACCAGACAagtgtaaaaacatttgtgattgAAATATACAATCTATGTGATGCAGAGGTAGTCAAGGGTACTTTGTAATCTGATATCATCATGTAATGTAAACGCAATCCAGCCATCGTATCTGCATCACATCAcaccctcctctctctctgaaggCTGTCATCAGTTTATgtcttaaagaaacatttttaaaagaaaaaattccaCTTCAGGTCAGCTTTAGACCCAGTTTTTAACGGCAGCTTTCATTTACAcaaagtgtgtatgtgtttagcaatttgtttttgtatagcATTTTTGTGTTAGTAGCtggtttattatatatacatgtacatttgCATACTTCAGCTTCTAAAGATTAGTTTTcgcttttaaacagtagtgttaTTTATTGCTCACTTGGAGTTGCTTTGAAAggttttaatggttttacaATAGATATAAAAGCATCATATGGATAAAAACATAGAAAACGAAATGTggcaaaaaaaagcaatgtagCCATTTGTATGAATGCTTGATAGCAGCTCATCCAGCGTGACTCCGTGCGACACAGAATCCAATCACATATCCAGATACAGAAGCCACCTGTTATGATGATAATTAGATCAGATCACGAAGATCATATGTTAATGCCAagtgtaaatgcagcctttgtgttttgttttcacaagCGTCTGCCAGTGTGAATATCAGTCAGCTTGAACAGCAGCTTATACTGTCACTGGACCCTCGACACATCCGGCAAATCCTTATCGAGCTGCATGGGATAGCTGAACGACCCTTCTGGAGGGTCAATAGTAAGGTCAGGAAAAACAGTCAAAGGTCACATGATGTTTTTGATGCCAttattttgtctcattttctgtctttatttaatgCTGAGCAGTATTTCGTACtggattttgttttgcaatatattaactaatttataatttatttaaatgatttaagatgCAGTATcagttaattacaaaaatgcttattaataaatgtaatataatatttatataataaattatagctGTTAATCTGAGTTcttgaaactgtttttttttctcttgtagTGGGAGGTTCCTGTTGACTATGTAAACGTCATACTAGCAATAAAAGACAACCTGACAAGAGACCTAGTGTACATCCTTATGGCCAAGGGTCTGCACTGTATCAGTATAAAGGTGTGTATCTGAACACTTCTGCTTGattcttctgcttttttttctagGCTTTATTGTGTTTATGGGGTACAGCCTAGCATGTGTTAATGCTTCacttttaggatttttttttttttttttttttttttttcacatttcaaatttacctttattttacaCCAGTCTCAGTTTGTCCCTTCTATAAGTACTCTCATGATTACAATGTCTGTTCATGCAATTTGGAATTGTTACATCAGAGCTTATACACTGTGTGCACAATTATTAGGCAAGTGATTATTTTGACCATATCATTTTATCCGTAATTTCCAACTCCAAGCTGTATAAAGTTGAATGCTTATTGGTTTTTATGCATATCATGTATTTGTGTAACGAGGGAGTGTGTGGCCTAAGAATATTAACACCATAAATTAGGCAGGTTCTTCTCCTTGGGCCAAAATGGGCCAAAAAAGAGATTTGGTAACTGACTCTGAAAAGTCCAAAATTGTAAAAGATATTGTGCCGAGATCACACAACCATCATACGTTTTGTAGAAAATAGTCAAACGGGTCGCAAGACACTTGTTgagaagaaaagacacaaaTTAACTGCCAAAAATTTGAGAAGAATCAAACATGAAGATACCAGGAGCCCTTTATCCTCCAGTGCTGCCAAATTCCACAACTACAACCTACCTGGAGTGTCAAGAAGTATGAGGTGTTCAGTTCTCAGAGACATGGCCAAGGTAATAAAAGGCTGAAACCCGTTTTGTGGACTGATGAGATGAGTGACTCTTGATGGACCAGATGGATGGGCCCGTGGTTGGATCCGTAGCGGACACAGAGCTCTGCTTTGATTATTCCACTGCGTGGCCGGCCACTTTAGTTatacaataacaaaattaatCATCAAAAATACAAGTGTGCGCACAGAGTATTGTGTAGTTTCAAATTCCAGCTTTCTTTTAGTTTGTAGTTTGAGCCAGCATTTAATTTGCGTGTTTTTGGCTCTGGCAGGATTTTGCACACGCTCGTCAGCTGTTCACTGCATGCCTTGAGCTGGTGACAGAGTTTTCTCCTAAGCTGCGTCAGGTCATGCTCAATGAGCTGCTGTTGATGGAGGTCAGAGGCCACGAGGCCGGGGCAGCTGAAGGCAACATGGAGAAACCTCCGCCCGACTTGGTCAGCAGGGTCCGTGGATATCTGGAGATGAGGATACATGGTATTACATCAGTTGTTGCAGACAAATAGTCTCTTTAAGTATTTCACACACTATTATGTGTGTTGTAAAGAGACATtgtaaagagaaataaatgaatctgaCCTTGGATCAAATATCTACGCAGTTGTTCACTTAGACCTTTAAGATTCCACTTTGCAGAACTtgattttaaagattaaagtttGAATGTTGAAGACAATACAATCTATtggaaaaatatgttgtaatTATGCTGtttagtataataataacaataaattatgcataattaaagtAACTCAGTGAATGTATTGCCTGATAAATTAGGCTCATTGAGTTAAGTCATTGAGTTGagcttatttttaataaaaccagaTGAAGTGAAATTTGTTTTTTAGGCAAGGATACTGTAAATCTTTTCTATTTTCCTCACCGCCACAGATCTCCCACTGCGTCAGATCGTTGGGGAGGAATGTGTTGTGTTCATGCTCAACTGGAGGGAGAACGAGTATTTAACACTGCAGGTACCACAAGCTCTGGTCAACAGCAACCCATATATAAAGGTATCTGCATTCTTCCCACAAATGCACTTGTTCTTCATTGACGTAAATAAACTCCAAGTGTGATAAtcttaaatgtcttaaaaacaGGCTTCATGTTGaatgcaaaatgtatatatatttttttctcatttaaacattttcttaattttttagtAGGCACAATCATGTTTTAGTAAGAATTCTTGCCTCAGATAATTAGGGGTGTGAAACATATTTTATTGGCCTGTCCAGCCTTTTAATGTATGTGAAAAACTCTTTTATGAAGAAAAATTTCAGAAAAAGTTTTAGAATTATcatgttaatgtaaaaatttgttatgcttgtataaaaaaacatagcCATGAAAATGACCTAATATGCTAACAtggcatttaataaaaatgtacttttactaCTAAACATAtcactcattttctttttacttagcattattattgtttgattaTTACTGCCACCATCAAAAACAGTGGCAGCATCAGGCTGCATTCACACTAGCATTTTGTCCTGTTCTGAAAACATAACTGTGCTTTATTGCACTGTTTGCTGCAGTTTTCTTGGACCCCCTACAAATCCtcaatttttgtttgttcttcgTGCAGCTGGGGCAGCTGATAGCATCCACCTGCAAGGAGCTGCCAGGACCTAAAGAGAGCAGACGCACGGCGAAGGAGCTCTGGGAGGTGGTGGTGCAGATCTGCAGTGTTTCCAGCCAGCACAAACGCTCCAGTGATGGTCGACTGAGCCTTCTCAAACAGAGAGAGTCCTCGCTGGGCATCCTTCCCCGGTGAGACAGGACCACTCTATAGAAATGAACTCTTAAACCTGCCTTAGATGATTTTCTGAGGGGAATATAACTAATGCTATCAGTTTAGCGCCTTAACTTTAGTTGTGAAAAAAGTCGCAAGGCCACAAGTCACTTCACTTCACACTGCCCCCATGCCCAGAACTTCACATCATCTTACATTTCATATAGTTGCCCATTGACAAGCATGATGCATGgctataaatcataaatgttaTGTGCTAAAATTCAAGGTACTGAGGCAGAAGTGCTCCTGCAGTGAGAAGTGCTAGTCTGCTTGCAGCCTaaacatttatgtgaaataaatcttaaatcaaataaaatgtttctatttgtaatttattacaatttacttcaacacaaaaataacaaaataatattttggggGTATTTTAACAGCCAAATGTAATTTGCGATTAATTAGATTGTGATTAACATATGGAATTAAATTTTAATCAACTTACAgcctaataaaaacataatcacagctttttttttccaatagaCTATTGTCTTCAAAAcgttcaaattttattttttaaaattatttaaaacgttTGTCTTGAAcgtttttaaatctgttttttttaacacattgttttctttttgtttgtactTTAGGAGTAAATTCATGACTTTTATGAAAAAACTACGGGTAGGTATAACATATCTAAGTACAAAGCGTTATGTAAAAGTCTTATCGTAAATACAGAGAGCTTCCAGTAATTAATCTGCAATATGATTTGAATTTTAGGAGCCGCTGGTTTTGACAACGCTCATCTCTTTGTTTGTGCGGCTGCACAATATTGTACGGGTATGTGCTTTCCAGTGTAGAggaagttattaaatattttttttttagattgtagGTGTTTTGGTTGCTATTTTATCTTAAACTAGTCATGTAAACGATAAAAATAGAATAGGTAAGATTAATAAAATaggtaattgtttttttgttttttttttctcaggatgATATAGTGAATGAAGTGACAGCTGAGCATATCTCCATATGGCCTTCATCTCTTGCCAAGTACGTCacaaatgcaattatatatatatattatatataaaaaaatattcctttGTTTAAAATCTTTACATGATTGTTTTGATGGTGTTGTCTTGGTGTCAATGATGGTGGTGTTGATATAGTTTACAGTTGGTGGATGTTGAAGCTGTGGTAGTCACGTTGAAGGAATTGGTGAACTATGCTCTTAGCCTTAATCCCAACAATCAGTCGTGGCTCTGCACGCAGGCTGACATTTATTTTGGTGAGTTAAGGCTGTAGAGatccaacactttttttttttttttttttttttacagcacaactgtttcagTTTTACCTTAccatattcataattttttttgtaatctttgCTTCTATTCTTTTAGTGACCAACCAGTATTCTGCAGCGATGCACTATTACCTCCAGGCAGGGACTGTATGCTCAGATTACTTCACTAAACCAGTTCCTCCTGACGTCTACACCGACCAGGTCTGCAGAACAACCTTATAAACGAATAAAGAAAAGgcttttacttgttttttggtttggtaGTAAAGTGCCCTGTCACTGAGATACCGTCAGGACTGACATGCTGAATGTTTTTGCAGGTTCTGAAGAGAATGATCAAGTGTTGTTCGCTCTTAAACTGTCACACTCAGGTAACTAACCGCGTTCGAGTCTTGTTTCTGAGAATTACTCTGCGTCATTCCTATTATTGTGTGCATTTTGCAGGTGGCTGTTCTCTGCCAATTTCTGAGAGATGTTGACTACATGACTGCATTCAAAGCTCTACAAGAGCAAAACAGGTGAGCTTGCAATGCATGCTGTATAAATACCTGTTTTActaattcaaaattcaaaatctgtttttatttttctcgaTTTCATCAGTCATGACTCTATGGATTCATTCTATGATTACATCTGGGATGTGACGATTCTTGAATATCTGACATGTAtcctttttaaagaagtcttgAACTCTacttttgcaaatgtatttaataaaaaaatttaaagactttattttatatatttatcccTTAATTTTCCAGGAAGGTCCCACTGAAATCTATTCCAGTGATTTCTGGCCAAGATGACTGTACAAAAGagcttcagtaaaaaaaataaataaataaaaatatgcacaacACATGATCACAACAAAACAGTAATCCTAATATAATAATCGtctttatttaacacatttgatGTTCTCTGTTCAATGTTTTACCATAACTTTTGCCATTAGACATTCATCATAAACGTGGAGAGGGTGACAAAAGACAGGTTGCGGTATGCCAATTAATTCATCTGTTGATTTCAAGAGTCAATTATGCTACGTTGAGTGTCTCAAACATTTATTGCACATATTGTAGAAAATGCGAATTTAACAATATGTAccaatatttcatttcagtacaGTTTTCAAAGCAAGATTTGTACAGAATGTTAATTTTCAGATGGAATTTACCATTACAAAGCAAACTAAATTAGCTCTGTACATAGAAATGAAGCTAATGATGGTTAATCTCTTTGAACACAGATCAAGGCCATCGGACAGACAGAGTTAAAC is a window encoding:
- the ints8 gene encoding integrator complex subunit 8 isoform X1, with the translated sequence MEPKVQCDQRFKVRMSAEAADREAVSGSRPCTPPQASWFEFLLDPSLLEQHLQGTHPDPSPVQLIIQFLEQASKPSVNEQNQVQPPADNRRNRTLKLMALKVAAHLTWDLNLLEKGLTIPVLNMLLNELLCVSRVPPGVKHVDLDLPTLPPTTAMAVLIYNRWAIRTIVLSSFPEKQTKPGPHQLNMMSLVQQEKELTENILSVLREQAADSITVLEGALNIKKDFYIHTLRTLDLLAADPSTANGETESSTAGLRISANHLHCQVHYDLGGIYFQQGCSDTSLYEKAREHFRMARELLTKLDSSASLCCVDEQRLAGYWSACKTLTEASDSSENQHTPYGQISCFMRNHNYGALIEAFIKDNVTLSLPNSFRHSIQLELLHKLQQGDRALEEVCHKLCVCNAVRDALEAGVLSVSFHQLLLNPSKNTISFLLEVCGRSLDKGHGSETSKRKMAIFIMTVCNRLEDVSLAFMVSSHKLFMELLQDEEKKILMEQIRKSSATVNLSAKPLPSFYDIPASASVNISQLEQQLILSLDPRHIRQILIELHGIAERPFWRVNSKWEVPVDYVNVILAIKDNLTRDLVYILMAKGLHCISIKDFAHARQLFTACLELVTEFSPKLRQVMLNELLLMEVRGHEAGAAEGNMEKPPPDLVSRVRGYLEMRIHDLPLRQIVGEECVVFMLNWRENEYLTLQVPQALVNSNPYIKLGQLIASTCKELPGPKESRRTAKELWEVVVQICSVSSQHKRSSDGRLSLLKQRESSLGILPRSKFMTFMKKLREPLVLTTLISLFVRLHNIVRDDIVNEVTAEHISIWPSSLANLQLVDVEAVVVTLKELVNYALSLNPNNQSWLCTQADIYFVTNQYSAAMHYYLQAGTVCSDYFTKPVPPDVYTDQVLKRMIKCCSLLNCHTQVAVLCQFLRDVDYMTAFKALQEQNSHDSMDSFYDYIWDVTILEYLTYIHHKRGEGDKRQVAIKAIGQTELNSSNPEEVLQLAAQKRKKKFLQAMSKLYF
- the ints8 gene encoding integrator complex subunit 8 isoform X2; amino-acid sequence: MSAEAADREAVSGSRPCTPPQASWFEFLLDPSLLEQHLQGTHPDPSPVQLIIQFLEQASKPSVNEQNQVQPPADNRRNRTLKLMALKVAAHLTWDLNLLEKGLTIPVLNMLLNELLCVSRVPPGVKHVDLDLPTLPPTTAMAVLIYNRWAIRTIVLSSFPEKQTKPGPHQLNMMSLVQQEKELTENILSVLREQAADSITVLEGALNIKKDFYIHTLRTLDLLAADPSTANGETESSTAGLRISANHLHCQVHYDLGGIYFQQGCSDTSLYEKAREHFRMARELLTKLDSSASLCCVDEQRLAGYWSACKTLTEASDSSENQHTPYGQISCFMRNHNYGALIEAFIKDNVTLSLPNSFRHSIQLELLHKLQQGDRALEEVCHKLCVCNAVRDALEAGVLSVSFHQLLLNPSKNTISFLLEVCGRSLDKGHGSETSKRKMAIFIMTVCNRLEDVSLAFMVSSHKLFMELLQDEEKKILMEQIRKSSATVNLSAKPLPSFYDIPASASVNISQLEQQLILSLDPRHIRQILIELHGIAERPFWRVNSKWEVPVDYVNVILAIKDNLTRDLVYILMAKGLHCISIKDFAHARQLFTACLELVTEFSPKLRQVMLNELLLMEVRGHEAGAAEGNMEKPPPDLVSRVRGYLEMRIHDLPLRQIVGEECVVFMLNWRENEYLTLQVPQALVNSNPYIKLGQLIASTCKELPGPKESRRTAKELWEVVVQICSVSSQHKRSSDGRLSLLKQRESSLGILPRSKFMTFMKKLREPLVLTTLISLFVRLHNIVRDDIVNEVTAEHISIWPSSLANLQLVDVEAVVVTLKELVNYALSLNPNNQSWLCTQADIYFVTNQYSAAMHYYLQAGTVCSDYFTKPVPPDVYTDQVLKRMIKCCSLLNCHTQVAVLCQFLRDVDYMTAFKALQEQNSHDSMDSFYDYIWDVTILEYLTYIHHKRGEGDKRQVAIKAIGQTELNSSNPEEVLQLAAQKRKKKFLQAMSKLYF